Proteins encoded by one window of Nocardia goodfellowii:
- the eccE gene encoding type VII secretion protein EccE yields MAASIESNTATGAGPRPLFGRISLQNLLVAQVIALIVGLVALLFGLDKWIALGIAVVSALIPLIPIAKRTMLDWIATWWRYLTKTDYQIGDTVDFRGPDDRSLGLYWDGSRVVTVVEVLPPRGGLTRISSSTVHASHLLPLPELAKCLNQHDILLSGIDIISHGHRSRAGTPAGKIYESLLGPLPATAHRAVWLAISFDAINCPEAAARRGGGTEGASRAVTIATQRIMRTLEDADCNARILTAPEIRKAVLQITAGFDPRNLTHRWRYAEIGNAVNIGAAVDPKRLGSDLLAQLWVAPSRGTTVAVRLRPGSSAETVSIGAAWRLTARELPERSKLKGMISMAGRHRDGLLAHMPLAAPGVDDTVPMTEYPIDVIGALHLPSSGCGQLIGSDEENQGVAVRIIGQGISTVYVAGELYLAQQLVFRALAVGERILIRTDRAHAWEQLVQTVGNPERLTIAVETHQSDAGFTATVVDGVLAPAPHAGVTTIYVTGDPMGWPATRPDLSIHQPGAIGNHVILRTGTAQVDLTLVSIPREATYIGHPRGRQRQMQGAGPGH; encoded by the coding sequence ATGGCTGCATCTATTGAATCGAATACAGCCACCGGGGCCGGGCCGCGCCCACTTTTCGGCCGGATCTCGTTACAGAACCTCCTCGTCGCCCAGGTCATCGCCCTGATAGTGGGTCTGGTCGCGCTGCTGTTCGGACTCGACAAGTGGATCGCACTGGGCATTGCCGTTGTGTCGGCACTGATTCCGCTGATCCCGATCGCCAAGCGCACCATGCTCGACTGGATCGCCACCTGGTGGCGCTACCTCACCAAGACCGATTACCAGATCGGCGACACCGTCGACTTCCGCGGGCCCGACGACCGTTCCCTCGGCCTGTATTGGGACGGCAGCCGCGTCGTCACCGTCGTCGAGGTGCTGCCGCCGCGTGGCGGGTTGACTCGGATCTCGTCCTCCACGGTGCACGCCTCGCACCTGCTGCCGCTGCCCGAACTGGCGAAGTGCCTGAACCAGCACGACATTCTGCTGAGCGGCATCGACATCATCAGCCACGGCCACCGCAGCCGGGCCGGCACCCCGGCCGGCAAGATCTACGAATCCCTGCTCGGCCCCCTGCCCGCCACCGCGCACCGCGCCGTGTGGCTGGCGATCAGCTTCGACGCGATCAACTGCCCCGAGGCCGCGGCCCGGCGCGGCGGTGGCACCGAGGGCGCCTCACGCGCGGTAACCATTGCGACGCAACGGATTATGCGCACACTGGAAGACGCCGACTGCAACGCCCGCATCCTCACCGCTCCGGAAATCCGCAAGGCCGTTCTGCAGATCACCGCGGGCTTCGATCCACGCAACCTGACCCACCGCTGGCGCTACGCCGAGATCGGGAACGCCGTGAACATCGGCGCGGCCGTCGACCCCAAGCGCCTCGGCTCGGATCTGCTGGCCCAGCTGTGGGTCGCGCCCTCGCGCGGCACGACCGTCGCGGTGCGGCTGCGCCCGGGTAGCTCCGCGGAGACCGTAAGCATCGGCGCCGCTTGGCGTTTGACCGCCCGGGAACTGCCGGAACGCTCGAAGCTCAAGGGCATGATCTCGATGGCCGGACGGCACCGCGACGGACTGCTCGCACACATGCCGCTGGCCGCGCCCGGCGTCGACGACACCGTCCCGATGACCGAGTACCCGATCGATGTGATCGGCGCGCTGCATCTGCCGTCCTCGGGCTGCGGCCAGCTGATCGGTTCCGACGAAGAGAACCAGGGCGTGGCGGTTCGCATTATCGGACAAGGCATTTCGACCGTCTACGTGGCGGGCGAACTGTACCTGGCGCAGCAGCTGGTGTTCCGTGCGCTGGCCGTCGGTGAGCGCATCCTGATCCGCACCGACCGCGCGCACGCCTGGGAACAGCTGGTGCAGACCGTCGGAAACCCGGAACGACTCACCATCGCCGTCGAAACCCACCAGTCCGACGCGGGATTCACCGCCACGGTGGTCGACGGCGTGCTCGCACCCGCCCCGCACGCCGGTGTCACGACGATCTATGTCACCGGCGACCCGATGGGCTGGCCCGCCACCCGCCCCGACCTGTCGATCCACCAGCCCGGCGCCATCGGCAACCACGTCATCCTGCGGACGGGCACCGCGCAGGTCGACCTGACACTGGTCTCGATTCCCCGCGAAGCCACCTACATCGGCCATCCGCGCGGCCGCCAGCGCCAGATGCAGGGCGCCGGTCCGGGGCACTGA
- a CDS encoding putative quinol monooxygenase, translated as MLIIAGYVTVPAERREEYVTAFADLVRRARAAAGCLDVAITADPVDPARVYNFERWESRAHLDAWRAIAHAPDTGIPFEGNHVMLYEIADVQPPFS; from the coding sequence ATGCTGATAATTGCCGGATACGTGACAGTGCCAGCCGAACGCCGCGAGGAATACGTCACCGCCTTTGCCGATCTGGTCCGTCGCGCACGGGCCGCCGCCGGTTGTCTCGACGTCGCCATCACCGCCGATCCGGTGGATCCGGCGCGCGTGTACAACTTCGAGCGCTGGGAATCGCGGGCACATCTGGACGCATGGCGCGCCATCGCGCACGCACCGGACACCGGTATCCCCTTCGAGGGCAACCATGTGATGCTCTACGAGATCGCCGACGTGCAACCGCCGTTCAGCTGA
- a CDS encoding NADPH-dependent FMN reductase, whose amino-acid sequence MDNPLRLEVIVASTRPERFAPVVADWFVRAARSRPEFDTGTIDLIDAGLPGNLTVTPEVDAFRARLAAADAFVAVTSEYNHGYPASLKTAFDSAKREWRAKPIGFVSYGGLSGGLRAVEQLRQVVAELHMVSARETVSFHQAKKQFDQEGRTHDGAAIDAAERLLTQLAWWATTLRSARSASPYPG is encoded by the coding sequence GTGGACAACCCGTTGCGGCTCGAGGTGATCGTCGCCAGTACGCGACCGGAGCGTTTCGCTCCCGTGGTCGCCGACTGGTTCGTGCGTGCGGCGCGATCGCGGCCGGAATTCGACACCGGCACAATCGATCTCATCGACGCCGGCCTGCCCGGCAACCTGACCGTCACCCCCGAGGTCGACGCCTTCCGCGCTCGCCTGGCCGCCGCCGACGCGTTCGTCGCGGTGACCTCCGAATACAACCACGGCTACCCGGCCTCCCTCAAAACCGCCTTCGACAGCGCGAAACGCGAATGGCGCGCCAAGCCGATCGGATTCGTCTCCTACGGCGGCCTTTCCGGCGGCCTGCGGGCAGTCGAACAACTCCGTCAGGTCGTCGCCGAACTCCACATGGTCTCGGCCCGTGAAACCGTCAGCTTCCACCAGGCGAAGAAACAATTCGACCAGGAAGGCCGGACTCACGACGGCGCCGCGATCGACGCCGCCGAACGTCTACTCACCCAACTGGCCTGGTGGGCAACCACTCTCCGGTCAGCCCGCAGCGCATCTCCGTACCCCGGCTGA
- a CDS encoding NAD-dependent epimerase/dehydratase family protein, with the protein MKVLVTGAAGFLGSYVYQALSEAGHEVTGIDLLTEAVHGAGAVPPEGVARVDVRDVAALVPVLRGVDVVCHFAAQTVNDCDPSDYAIHNDQGTVALLTAMAESKTRRLVLASSTGVYGEGRYRTVRGGPFFPGLRLRADLDRGLFDHRAPRTGEILTWEPVGEDAPPRPRGFYPASKAAQENYAFAWGLSTGAAVTVLRFHSVYGEGAHTGLPARFRAALAAGSVPHVFEDGGQVRDFVHITDAVSATLAAVERALPGFVPLNIASGNPVTIWEVASIMAKAQGGPEPIVTGQYRLPDVRHFVAAPVRAHHALGFTATIPPRVGLAEYAAAQPLSVVETTRPVGSEP; encoded by the coding sequence ATGAAGGTACTGGTAACCGGGGCCGCCGGTTTCCTCGGATCGTATGTGTACCAGGCGTTGTCCGAAGCGGGTCACGAGGTCACCGGCATCGACCTGCTGACCGAGGCCGTGCACGGTGCCGGTGCGGTGCCGCCGGAGGGCGTCGCGCGCGTCGACGTGCGCGACGTGGCGGCGCTCGTGCCGGTGCTGCGCGGGGTCGATGTCGTCTGCCATTTCGCCGCGCAGACTGTAAACGACTGCGACCCAAGCGATTACGCCATTCACAATGACCAGGGCACGGTGGCGTTGCTGACGGCGATGGCGGAGTCGAAGACTCGCCGGCTGGTGCTGGCGTCCTCGACCGGTGTCTACGGTGAAGGCCGGTACCGGACGGTGCGCGGCGGCCCGTTCTTCCCCGGCCTGCGCCTGCGCGCCGACCTGGATCGTGGCCTGTTCGATCACCGTGCTCCGCGCACCGGCGAGATCCTGACGTGGGAGCCGGTCGGCGAGGACGCGCCACCGCGGCCCCGCGGTTTCTACCCGGCGAGCAAGGCGGCCCAGGAGAACTACGCGTTCGCCTGGGGATTGTCCACGGGCGCCGCGGTCACCGTCCTGCGATTCCATTCGGTATACGGGGAAGGCGCACACACGGGTCTACCCGCGCGATTCCGCGCCGCTCTCGCCGCCGGCTCCGTACCGCACGTCTTCGAAGACGGCGGCCAGGTGCGCGATTTCGTGCACATCACCGACGCCGTGTCCGCCACCCTGGCCGCCGTGGAACGCGCCCTCCCCGGCTTCGTCCCCCTGAACATCGCCTCCGGCAACCCCGTCACGATCTGGGAAGTGGCATCCATCATGGCCAAGGCGCAGGGTGGCCCGGAGCCGATCGTCACCGGCCAGTACCGCCTCCCGGACGTACGCCACTTCGTCGCCGCCCCCGTCCGCGCGCACCATGCGCTGGGCTTCACCGCCACCATCCCGCCTCGCGTCGGACTCGCCGAATATGCCGCCGCTCAGCCGCTTTCGGTGGTGGAGACCACTCGTCCGGTCGGCAGCGAGCCGTGA
- a CDS encoding S-methyl-5'-thioadenosine phosphorylase: protein MSSHPRPALAVIGGSGFYDFFDNDATHVEIDTPYGKPSAPVAIGEVEGRAVAFIPRHGKQHEFAPHTLPYQANMWALRTLGVRRIFAPCAVGSLRADWGPGTVAVPDQLVDRTSGRPQTFFDGGGVHVSFADPYCDELRTAAIKSESPSLAVQPSGTMVVVQGPRFSTRAESRWFAGQGWDLVNMTGHPEAVLARELEMCYAAVALVTDLDAGLEEGDGVHAVDVFAEFKRNLEPFKELIRGAVAGVDGTDTCDRCRVHAGVSLPFELP from the coding sequence ATGAGTTCGCATCCCCGGCCTGCCCTCGCTGTCATCGGCGGCAGTGGTTTCTATGACTTCTTCGACAACGACGCCACCCATGTCGAGATCGACACTCCGTATGGCAAGCCGAGCGCGCCTGTCGCCATCGGCGAGGTCGAGGGCCGCGCGGTGGCGTTCATTCCGCGCCACGGCAAGCAGCACGAGTTCGCGCCGCACACGCTGCCGTACCAGGCCAATATGTGGGCGCTGCGCACGCTCGGCGTGCGGCGGATCTTCGCGCCGTGCGCGGTGGGCAGCCTGCGCGCCGACTGGGGGCCGGGCACGGTGGCGGTGCCGGATCAGCTGGTCGACCGGACCTCGGGCCGCCCGCAGACCTTCTTCGACGGTGGAGGCGTGCACGTCTCCTTCGCCGACCCGTACTGCGACGAACTGCGCACCGCCGCAATCAAATCCGAATCCCCGTCGCTTGCGGTCCAGCCGTCCGGCACCATGGTCGTGGTGCAGGGCCCGCGCTTCTCCACGCGCGCGGAGAGCCGTTGGTTCGCCGGTCAGGGCTGGGATCTGGTCAATATGACCGGCCACCCCGAAGCGGTCCTCGCCCGCGAACTCGAAATGTGCTACGCCGCAGTCGCTTTGGTCACCGATCTGGATGCGGGACTGGAAGAGGGCGACGGGGTGCACGCCGTCGACGTCTTCGCCGAATTCAAGCGCAATCTCGAGCCGTTCAAGGAACTGATCCGCGGTGCGGTCGCCGGGGTCGACGGCACCGACACCTGCGACCGCTGCCGCGTCCACGCGGGTGTTTCACTGCCGTTCGAGCTCCCGTAA
- a CDS encoding EamA family transporter, protein MTRARAGVWLTVASGLAFASSGSFAKSVLGADWSPGAVLAIRLTGAAAVLLVLAAWWDPAGLRASVRHTRAIIAFGVVAITGVQATFFLSLEYLQVGVSLMIQFLAPIAVIGWNWLVRGQRPSAATMVGAVLAIGGAALVINVFDAGALSLPGLGWAGLSMVCNAALFLLSERVTAEVRPVVLLATGLTVAAATSWILAVAQVLPVHIGAGTVTLAEHRIPAPLSLTLLILISTVIAYLCGVAGAARIGSTLMSLILLCEVMFAVVLSWLLLGEAVAPIQLAGSVVVIGGIALAQRGRGADLDPHGLTDALDAPART, encoded by the coding sequence GTGACGCGGGCGCGGGCTGGTGTGTGGCTGACGGTGGCGAGTGGGCTGGCGTTCGCCAGTTCGGGGTCGTTCGCGAAGTCGGTGCTGGGGGCGGACTGGTCGCCGGGCGCGGTGCTGGCGATTCGATTGACCGGGGCCGCGGCGGTGCTGCTGGTGCTGGCCGCGTGGTGGGATCCGGCCGGACTGCGCGCGAGTGTGCGGCACACCCGGGCGATCATCGCGTTCGGCGTGGTCGCGATCACCGGTGTGCAGGCGACGTTCTTCCTGTCGCTGGAGTATTTGCAGGTTGGCGTTTCGCTGATGATCCAATTCCTGGCGCCGATCGCGGTGATCGGATGGAACTGGTTGGTGCGCGGGCAGCGGCCGAGCGCCGCGACGATGGTGGGCGCGGTCCTCGCGATCGGCGGTGCGGCGCTGGTCATCAATGTGTTCGACGCGGGCGCGCTGAGTCTGCCCGGTCTGGGCTGGGCCGGGTTGTCGATGGTGTGCAACGCGGCGCTGTTCCTGTTGTCCGAGCGTGTGACGGCCGAGGTGCGGCCGGTGGTACTGCTCGCGACGGGGCTTACCGTGGCGGCCGCGACCAGCTGGATTCTCGCTGTCGCGCAGGTGCTTCCGGTGCACATCGGGGCCGGGACCGTCACGCTGGCCGAGCATCGGATTCCGGCGCCGCTGTCGCTGACCTTGCTGATTCTGATCAGCACGGTGATCGCCTACCTGTGTGGCGTGGCGGGTGCGGCGCGAATCGGGTCCACGCTCATGTCGTTGATCCTGCTCTGCGAGGTCATGTTCGCGGTGGTGCTGTCGTGGCTGCTGCTCGGCGAGGCGGTTGCGCCGATCCAACTGGCCGGCAGCGTGGTGGTGATCGGCGGGATCGCGCTGGCGCAGCGGGGTCGCGGCGCGGACCTGGACCCGCACGGCCTCACCGACGCACTGGACGCACCGGCGCGCACCTGA
- a CDS encoding metal-sensitive transcriptional regulator, which translates to MTSTPETGGHDHSAHGYITAKDDYLKRLRRIEGQARGLQRMVEEEKYCIDILTQVSAMTKALQAVAMGLLEDHISHCVVDAAVAGGPEAEAKIKEATDAIARLVRS; encoded by the coding sequence GTGACAAGCACCCCGGAAACCGGCGGACACGACCACTCCGCCCACGGTTACATCACCGCCAAGGACGACTACCTCAAGCGGCTGCGCCGGATCGAGGGCCAGGCCCGCGGCCTGCAGCGCATGGTCGAAGAAGAGAAATACTGCATCGACATCCTCACCCAGGTCTCCGCGATGACGAAGGCGCTGCAAGCCGTCGCCATGGGCTTGCTCGAAGACCACATCAGCCACTGCGTGGTCGACGCCGCCGTCGCCGGCGGCCCCGAAGCCGAAGCGAAGATCAAGGAAGCCACCGACGCCATCGCCCGCCTCGTCCGCTCCTGA
- a CDS encoding TAXI family TRAP transporter solute-binding subunit, with translation MDRRGFLGLAAAGLVAGVAGCGVNSGVGTVRLGSGEPGGFYNAFARLLAEVADQAGTVRIDPIDTYGSRTNLTMLVRGEVDAALALVDSIEGGEQVLALGRVYENYLQLAVRADSPIRRVADLRGTRVNLGAVGSGAALTGERLLWAAGFEPGVDVTVEHRGLRNAVAALDSGGVDALLWAGGVPTGALAVPRLRLLDLDELAAPLRSRFGHVYDRVQIPADAYPGGSAVHTIGVANLLLAAPTLPDAAAAAIVDLLLTRADALVPAEAAGTQFLDARSLTGTGSIALHPGAAEVYRRHHG, from the coding sequence ATGGATCGGCGTGGATTTCTGGGACTGGCCGCTGCCGGGTTGGTGGCCGGGGTGGCCGGGTGCGGAGTGAATTCCGGGGTGGGGACCGTGCGGCTCGGGTCGGGGGAGCCCGGTGGGTTCTATAACGCGTTCGCGCGGTTGCTGGCTGAGGTGGCGGACCAGGCGGGGACGGTTCGGATCGATCCGATCGACACCTATGGGTCGCGGACGAATTTGACGATGCTGGTGCGCGGGGAGGTGGATGCCGCTCTCGCACTGGTGGATTCGATCGAGGGCGGCGAGCAGGTGCTGGCGCTGGGGCGGGTGTACGAGAACTATTTGCAGTTGGCGGTGCGGGCGGACAGTCCGATTCGGCGGGTGGCCGATCTGCGGGGTACCCGGGTGAATCTGGGGGCGGTGGGGTCGGGCGCCGCGCTGACCGGCGAGCGGCTGCTGTGGGCGGCCGGGTTCGAGCCGGGCGTGGATGTCACTGTCGAGCATCGTGGGCTGCGGAATGCGGTGGCGGCCTTGGATTCCGGCGGCGTGGACGCGCTGTTGTGGGCCGGCGGGGTGCCGACGGGCGCGCTGGCCGTGCCGCGGCTGCGACTGCTGGATCTCGATGAGCTGGCGGCACCGCTGCGTTCCCGCTTCGGGCATGTCTACGACCGCGTACAGATTCCCGCCGACGCCTACCCGGGCGGCTCCGCGGTGCACACGATCGGTGTCGCCAACCTGCTACTCGCCGCGCCGACCCTGCCGGACGCGGCCGCGGCCGCGATCGTCGACCTGTTGCTCACGCGCGCCGACGCGCTGGTGCCCGCCGAAGCCGCAGGCACGCAGTTCCTGGACGCCCGTTCCCTGACCGGCACCGGGTCGATCGCCCTGCACCCCGGCGCTGCCGAGGTGTACCGCCGACATCACGGCTGA